The following DNA comes from Pseudodesulfovibrio alkaliphilus.
GATCACGCGCACACCTCCAATGGCAAAGGGGAACCGCATCCCGGTTCCCCTCGCAAGCGCCGGTCGCCCGGCGAAATTCCCTCTGCCGCTCCGCCCCGAAGGACGGCGGACGGCACGCCGACTAATCCTCGCTGGGAGTGCTGACCTTGATCATCACCAGCGCAGCGATGGTCATGCCCAGGCCCAGGAAAAACCAGAAGAAACCCATAACCACATCCTCCTGTTTGCTTGGTCGAACCCTATTCCTAGCAGAAACCTTCATGAATGAAAAGACGGTTTTGCCCTCTGGCCCGGCAGGTCCAAGCCTGATACTGTCGCCCCATGCCGACGCCAGCGCCATATGACGCCATCATCCTCGGGGCCGGGGCCTCGGGGCTCTTCTGCGCCCAGAGGGCGGCCGGGCGCGGGCTGCGGGTGGCAGTAATCGATCACGCGGACAAGCCAGCACGCAAGGTCCGCATCTCCGGCGGCGGCATGGGCAACTTCACCAACCTTCACGCCTCGTCCGCCAACTACCTCTGCGCCAATCCCCACTTCGTCAAATCCGCCCTGGCCCGGCTCTCGCCCTGGGATGTCATCGATTTCCTCACAAGACTCGGGGTGACGTATGAGGAGCGCGAGCACGGCCAGCTCTTCACCCTGACCGGGGCCGGTCATCTGGCAGGCATTCTGGTGGACCGCTGCCGCAAACTCGGCGCGTATCTGCTCACGGGCCGGAAAATCGAGTCCGTGGACGGCCCCGGCCCGTTTCGCGTGGTCGCGGGCGGCGAGTCCCTGGAGGCGGCGGCACTGGTACTGGCCCTGGGGGGCCCCTCCTGGCCCCAGGCCGGGGCCACTGACCTCGGATTCCGGCTGGCCCGGCGGTTCGGTCTGGCCCTTGTCAACCCAAGGCCCGGACTGGTGCCCATGACCCTGGGCCCGGCCGA
Coding sequences within:
- a CDS encoding NAD(P)/FAD-dependent oxidoreductase produces the protein MPTPAPYDAIILGAGASGLFCAQRAAGRGLRVAVIDHADKPARKVRISGGGMGNFTNLHASSANYLCANPHFVKSALARLSPWDVIDFLTRLGVTYEEREHGQLFTLTGAGHLAGILVDRCRKLGAYLLTGRKIESVDGPGPFRVVAGGESLEAAALVLALGGPSWPQAGATDLGFRLARRFGLALVNPRPGLVPMTLGPADRERFAPLAGNALPVTIECGPVRFTDPLLFTHRGISGPAVLQISSYWREGEPVTIDFLPQGRVADLMEGNRSSSMLLRTLLGRALPKRLVQTLLPEALASAEVRRLDRRQVEEAAGLVHGLTITPSGTEGYAKAEVTVGGVDTANISSKTFACANVPGLHVIGETLDVTGHLGGFNLHWAFASAAACADALPGGNG